The sequence below is a genomic window from Clostridium putrefaciens.
TTTTTCATAAAAGAATTTCTAAAGATATAGTTTATAGGGCGTTTGCTGTTACAACTCTTGGACTTGTATTAATTACTGTTGTAACCATGATACTTTCTATAACAGAAGTTGGAGCTAGCTTTGAATACTTATTATATGAAGTAACTTCAGCATTTGCAACGGTAGGACTAACTCTTGGACTTACAACTAAGCTTACGTCAATAGGGAAGATACTTATAGCATTAACTATGTATTTCGGAAGAGTAGGTCCAATGACTGTGGTTTTAGCTTTAACAAATAAAAAAGGAAATAATGCCATTAGATACCCTGAAGAAAAGATAATGGTTGGATAGGAGTGGAAATTATGAGTAATAAACAATATGTAGTTATTGGTCTTGGAAGATTTGGAACATCTGTCGCTAAAACTCTTTATGGAATGGGTCATGATGTTTTAGCGATAGATATGAATGAAGATGTTGTTCAAGAAATATCGGATGATGTTACACATGCCATTCAAATGGATGCTACAGATGAGCATGCATTAAGAACTTTAGGTGTAAGAAACTTTGATGTAGCGGTTATAACTATAGGATCTAATATTCAAGCTAGTGTAATGGTTACTCTTTTGATGAAAGAGCTAGGAATAAAATATATAATAGCTAAGGGTCAAAGTGAACTACATGCAAAGGTCCTATATAAGATAGGTGCAGATAGAGTAGTATTACCAGAA
It includes:
- a CDS encoding potassium channel family protein; protein product: MSNKQYVVIGLGRFGTSVAKTLYGMGHDVLAIDMNEDVVQEISDDVTHAIQMDATDEHALRTLGVRNFDVAVITIGSNIQASVMVTLLMKELGIKYIIAKGQSELHAKVLYKIGADRVVLPEKDMGMRVAHNLVSSNILDYIELSPDYSIIEVKCPKQWAGKTLSDLNVRANHGINIMAVRKKHEINISPMAEDIIDPTDILIVIGAEDDLSRLESTMSVD